The Cervus elaphus chromosome 22, mCerEla1.1, whole genome shotgun sequence genome has a window encoding:
- the ARSA gene encoding arylsulfatase A codes for MEALWTLTLALAAGLAAASPPNILLIFADDLGYGDLGSYGHPSSTTPNLDQLAAGGLRFTDFYVPVSLCTPSRAALLTGRLPVRMGLYPGVLEPSSRGGLPLEEVTLAEVLAAQGYLTGIAGKWHLGVGPEGAFLPPHHGFHRFLGIPYSHDQGPCQNLTCFPPATPCDGTCDQGLVPVPLLANLSVEAQPPWLPGLEARYVAFARDLMTDAQRQGRPFFLYYASHHTHYPQFSGQSFPGHSGRGPFGDSLMELDAAVGALMTAVGDLGLLGETLVFFTADNGPETMRMSHGGCSGLLRCGKGTTFEGGVREPALAFWPGHIAPGVTHELASSLDLLPTLAALAGAPLPNITLDGVDLSPLLLGTGKSPRHTLFFYSAYPDEVRGVYAVRSGKYKAHFFTQGSVHSDTTADPACHASSPLTAHEPPLLFDLSEDPGENYNLLGGVDEVAPEALQALKQLQLLKAQFDAAMTFGPSQMARGEDPALQVCCQPSCTPRPSCCHCPEFQP; via the exons ATGGAGGCTCTGTGGACCCTCACTCTGGCCTTGGCCGCAGGCCTggctgctgccagcccacctAACATCCTGCTGATCTTTGCTGATGACCTAGGCTACGGGGACCTGGGTTCCTATGGGCACCCCAGTTCCACCACCCCCAATCTGGACCAGTTGGCCGCAGGGGGTCTTCGGTTCACCGACTTCTATGTGCCTGTGTCTCTGTGCACACCCTCCCG GGCTGCCCTCCTGACCGGCCGACTCCCAGTTCGGATGGGCTTGTACCCTGGAGTTCTGGAGCCCAGCTCCCGAGGGGGCCtgcccctggaggaggtgaccttgGCTGAGGTCCTGGCTGCCCAAGGCTACCTCACAGGGATAGCTGGCAAGTGGCAccttggggtggggcctgaggggGCCTTTCTGCCCCCCCACCACGGCTTCCATCGATTCCTGGGCATCCCGTACTCCCATGACCAG GGCCCTTGCCAGAACCTGACCTGTTTCCCGCCGGCCACCCCCTGCGATGGCACCTGTGACCAGGGCCTGGTCCCTGTCCCACTGTTGGCCAACCTGTCGGTGGAGGCACAGCCCCCTTGGCTGCCTGGACTCGAGGCCCGCTACGTGGCTTTTGCCCGTGACCTCATGACTGATGCCCAACGCCAAGGCCGCCCATTCTTCCTGTACTACGCCTCCCAT CACACCCACTACCCCCAGTTCAGTGGGCAGAGCTTTCCAGGGCACTCAGGCCGAGGGCCATTTGGGGACTCCCTGATGGAGCTGGATGCGGCTGTGGGGGCCCTGATGACAGCTGTGGGGGACCTGGGGCTGCTCGGAGAGACGCTGGTCTTCTTCACTGCGGACAACGG ACCTGAGACGATGCGGATGTCCCACGGTGGCTGCTCTGGCCTCCTGCGATGCGGAAAGGGAACCACTTTCGAAGGGGGCGTCCGAGAGCCTGCCTTGGCCTTCTGGCCAGGTCACATCGCTCCCG GTGTGACCCATGAGCTGGCCAGCTCCCTGGACCTGCTGCCTACCCTGGCCGCCCTGGCGGGGGCCCCGCTACCCAATATCACCTTGGATGGCGTTGACCTCAGCCCTCTGCTGTTGGGCACCGGCAAG AGCCCCCGGCACACCCTCTTCTTCTACTCGGCCTACCCGGATGAGGTCCGAGGGGTCTATGCTGTGCGGAGCGGGAAGTACAAGGCACACTTCTTTACCCAGG gctctgtCCACAGCGACACCACCGCGGACCCTGCCTGCCACGCCTCTAGTCCTCTGACTGCCCATGAGCCCCCGCTGCTCTTTGACCTCTCTGAGGACCCTGGTGAGAACTACAACCTTCTGGGGGGTGTGGATGAGGTCGCCCCAGAGGCGCTGCAGGCACTGAAGCAACTTCAGCTGCTCAAGGCCCAGTTTGATGCTGCCATGACCTTTGGGCCCAGCCAGATGGCCCGGGGCGAGGACCCCGCCCTGCAGGTCTGCTGTCAGCCCAGCTGCACCCCCCGGCCGTCCTGCTGCCACTGCCCCGAGTTCCAGCCCTGA
- the MAPK8IP2 gene encoding C-Jun-amino-terminal kinase-interacting protein 2: MADRAEMFSLSTFHSLSPPGCRPPQDISLEEFDDEDLSEITDDCGLGLSYDSDHCEKDSLALGRSEQPHPICSFQDDFQEFEMIDDNEEEDEEEDEDEDEEEEEEGEGEGKEGGGPGSETPAQEPLIPSPSLEEPHKHRPTTLHLTTLGAQDSLNNNGGFAPGPPACRQETALGPAAQEPVREPPAPLPPTDTGPCGAQPPVRPGCDSEGNQPAGPLVPGGASPSSDPGIEADLGSGSSGGHGGRRGSQDLSSPGSDYEDVGGARLGRMISSISETELERSSDDGSSSSGRSSHLTNSIEEASSPASEPEPEPEPEREPPRRPAFLPVGPEDTNSEYESGSESEPDLSEDADSPWLLSNLVSRMISEGSSPIRCPGQCLSPSPRPAGEPASPPGEAPGAAVPAPGGVELVDMETLCGPPPPAPPAPRPGPAQPGPCLFLSNPTRDTITPLWAAPGRPARPGRACSAACSDEEEDEDEEEEDEAEAKAAPPGGRGAGPAALDASLVYDAVKYTLVVDEHTQLELVSLRRCAGLGEDSEEDSGEASEEEAGAVLLGRDQGPGDASPDSPDLTFSKKFLNVFVNSTSRSSSTESFGLFSCLVNGEEREQTHRAVFRFIPRHPDELELDVDDPVLVEAEEDDFWFRGFNMRTGERGVFPAFYAHAVPGPAKDLLGSKRGPCWVERFDVQFLGSVEVPCHQGNGILCAAMQKIATARKLTVHLRPPASCDLEISLRGVKLSLSGGPEFQHCSHFFQMKNISFCGCHPRNSCYFGFITKHPLLSRFACHVFVSQESMRPVAQSVGRAFLEYYQQHLEYACPTEDIYLE; the protein is encoded by the exons ATGGCGGATCGGGCGGAGATGTTTTCTCTTTCCACCTTTCACTCGCTGTCGCCGCCAGGCTGCAG GCCTCCACAGGACATAAGCCTGGAGGAATTTGACGATGAAGATCTGTCTGAGATCACTGATGACTGCGGTCTGGGCCTCAGCTATGACTCGGACCACTGCGAGAAG GACAGCCTTGCCCTGGGGCGTTCGGAGCAGCCGCACCCCATCTGCTCCTTCCAGGATGACTTCCAGGAGTTCGAGATGATTGATGACAATGAAGAGGAGGACGAAGAGGAGGACGAGGATGAGgacgaggaggaagaggaggaaggagagggggagggcAAGGAGGGAGGAGGCCCTGGCTCAGAGACCCCCGCCCAGGAGCCCCTGATCCCTTCCCCTTCCCTAGAGGAACCTCACAAGCATCGGCCCACCACACTCCACCTGACAACGCTGGGAGCCCAG gactcGCTGAACAACAATGGAGGGTTTGCTCCTGGGCCTCCGGCCTGCAGGCAGGAAACAGCGCTGGGCCCAGCAGCACAGGAGCCTGTCCGAG AGCCGCCCGCCCCCCTCCCGCCCACCGACACGGGCCCCTGCGGGGCGCAGCCACCCGTGCGCCCAGGCTGCGACTCCGAAGGAAACCAACCCGCAGGGCCCCTGGTGCCCGGTGGGGCCTCCCCCTCCTCGGATCCGGGTATCGAGGCTGACCTGGGCAGCGGCTCCAGCGGAGGCCACGGGGGCCGGCGCGGCAGCCAGGACCTGTCGTCCCCGGGCTCCGACTACGAGGACGTGGGGGGCGCGCGCCTGGGGCGCATGATCTCGTCCATCTCGGAGACCGAGCTGGAGCGGAGCAGCGACgacggcagcagcagcagcggccgCTCCTCGCACCTCACCAATTCCATCGAGGAGGCCTCGTCACCGGCCTCGGAGCCCGAGCCGGAGCCCGAGCCGGAGCGCGAGCCCCCGCGCCGCCCCGCCTTCCTGCCGGTGGGCCCTGAGGACACCAACAGCGAGTACGAGTCCGGGTCCGAGTCGGAGCCGGACCTCAGCGAGGACGCCGACTCGCCCTGGCTGCTCAGCAACCTCGTGAGCCGCATGATCTCCGAGGGTTCCTCGCCCATCCGCTGCCCCGGCCAGTGCCTGTCCCCCTCGCCGCGCCCTGCCGGGGAGCCTGCTTCGCCCCCCGGCGAGGCCCCGGGGGCAGCGGTGCCGGCGCCGGGCGGCGTGGAGCTGGTGGACATGGAGACGCTGTGTGGGCCACCGccgcccgcgccccccgcccctcgGCCCGGCCCCGCGCAGCCCGGGCCCTGCCTTTTCCTCAGCAACCCCACGCGCGACACCATCACCCCGCTGTGGGCCGCCCCGGGTCGCCCCGCCCGCCCGGGCCGCGCCTGCTCCGCCGCCTGCTCGGATGAGGAAGAGGACGAGGACGAAGAAGAAGAGGATGAAGCTGAGGCCAAGGCGGCGCCCCCCGGGGGCCGGGGAGCGGGCCCCGCGGCGCTGGACGCCTCACTGGTGTACGACGCGGTCAAGTACACGCTGGTGGTGGACGAGCACACGCAGTTGGAGCTGGTGAGCCTGCGGCGCTGCGCCGGCCTGGGTGAGGACAGCGAGGAGGACAGCGGCGAGGCCAGCGAGGAGGAGGCGGGAGCCGTGCTGCTGGGCCGTGATCAGGGCCCCGGGGACGCCTCCCCAGACAGCCCGGACCTCACCTTCTCCAAGAAGTTTCTCAACGTGTTTGTCAACAGCACCTCTCGATCTTCCA GCACCGAGTCTTTCGGCCTCTTTTCGTGCCTGGTCaatggggaggagagagagcaaACGCACAGGGCTGTTTTCAG GTTCATTCCCCGCCATCCCGATGAGCTGGAGCTGGACGTGGACGACCCGGTGCTGGTGGAAGCTGAGGAGGATGACTTTTGGTTCCGTGGCTTCAACATGCGCACGGGCGAGCGCGGGGTCTTCCCCGCCTTCTATGCCCACGCGGTGCCCGGGCCTGCCAAGGACCTGCTGG GGAGCAAGCGGGGTCCCTGCTGGGTGGAGCGCTTTGACGTCCAGTTCCTGGGCTCCGTGGAGGTGCCTTGTCACCAGGGCAATGGCATCCTGTGTGCAGCCATGCAGAAG ATTGCCACGGCCCGAAAACTGACCGTCCACCTGCGTCCTCCTGCCTCTTGTGACCTTGAGATCTCTCTCCGGGGTGTCAAGCTGAGCCTCAGCGGAGGACCTGAG TTCCAGCACTGCAGCCACTTCTTCCAGATGAAGAACATCTCGTTCTGCGGCTGCCACCCCCGCAACAGCTG CTATTTTGGCTTCATCACCAAACATCCACTGCTGAGCCGCTTTGCCTGCCACGTCTTTGTCTCCCAGGAGTCGATGAGGCCCGTGGCCCAGAGTGTGGG CCGCGCCTTCCTGGAGTACTACCAGCAGCACCTGGAGTACGCCTGCCCCACAGAGGACATCTACCTGGAGTAG